One window of Poecilia reticulata strain Guanapo unplaced genomic scaffold, Guppy_female_1.0+MT scaffold_236, whole genome shotgun sequence genomic DNA carries:
- the pomt1 gene encoding protein O-mannosyl-transferase 1, which translates to MLQLPLVVTARLDLVLVLVTLLSLWTRLGGLGYPGAVVFDEVYYGQFLSLYMKRTFFIDDSGPPLGHALLALGAYLGGFDGNFVWNRIGAAYPCSLSVWSLRLLPALGGALCVPLGYLLVLELRCSHLSALGAALLLLLENSLIVQSRFMLLESLLIFFVLLAFFSYLRFLNAPGRCWSRYGWLLLSGVSCAAAVGACPFQGGLSRVTRGQPLQVAFGSQVTLRSSAPRPVPCWLHSHKANYPIRYENGRGSSHQQQVTCYGFKDVNNWWIIKDPARQELVVDSPPRPVRHGDIIQLVHGMTSRLLNSHDVAAPMSPHAQEVSGYIDFNVSMATQNLWRLEIYNREAESEEWKTIVSEVRLVHVNTSAVLKVLAGSDVTAVAEQSTSINLDITISHDASPAGQEQKEREAELHSPTHIDVDRKISFWSKFTELQWKMLTVKQEESEHKYSSAPLEWIAMETNIAYWLHPSSNAQIHLIGNPVSWGVANLSLLAYQLLAALYLLRRRRGFRDLPDGAWQRFASVGLLCGGGWAVNFLPFLLMERTLFLYHYLPALCYLHLLSPALLEHIHTHLLSSRTSRHVLGVCTAAVLLSVFLSYWTFCPLTYGNPELTANQLQALKWRDSWDILYRRR; encoded by the exons ATGCTGCAGCTGCCCCTGGTGGTGACGGCCCGgctggacctggttctggttctggtgacTCTGCTGTCCCTGTGGACCCGGTTGGGCGGGCTGGGATACCCCGGCGCCGTGGT gttcGATGAGGTTTACTACGGCCAGTTCCTCTCTCTCTACATGAAGAGAACGTTCTTCATCGACGACAGCGGCCCGCCGCTAGGCCACGCCCTCCTGGCGCTGGGAG CTTACCTGGGCGGCTTCGACGGGAACTTTGTCTGGAACCGAATTGGAGCAG CGTATCCCTGCAGCCTGAGCGTGTGGAGCCTGCGGCTGCTGCCGGCTCTGGGTGGGGCGCTCTGCGTCCCGCTGGGttacctgctggttctggagctCAGGTGTTCTCACCTGTCGGCCCTGGGAGccgccctgctgctgctgctgg AGAACTCTCTGATCGTCCAATCACGCTTCATGTTGCTGGAGTCGTTGCTCATTTTCTTCGTCCTGCTGGCGTTCTTCTCATACCTCCGCTTCCTCAACGCCCCCGGCAG gtgCTGGTCCAGGTACGGCTGGCTCCTCCTCTCAGGTGTGTCATGTGCAGCTGCTGTCGG TGCTTGTCCGTTTCAGGGCGGTCTCTCCAGGGTCACGCGGGGTCAGCCCCTACAGGTGGCGTTCGGTAGTCAGGTGACCTTACGAAGCTCCGCCCCCCGGCCCGTCCCCTGCTGGCTGCATTCGCACAAAGCCAACTATCCAATCAG GTATGAAAATGGGCGGGGCAGCTCCCACCAGCAGCAGGTGACCTGCTACGGCTTCAAGGACGTCAACAACTGGTGGATCATCAAGGACCCGGCAAg ACAGGAGCTGGTGGTGGACTCCCCGCCCCGCCCCGTGCGACACGGTGACATCATCCAGCTGGTTCATGGGATGACATCACGGCTCCTCAACAG cCATGATGTGGCCGCGCCCATGAGTCCTCACGCTCAGGAGGTGTCTGGATACATAGACTTCaacgtttccatggcaacccaGAACCTGTGGAGGCTG GAGATCTACAACAGGGAGGCGGAGTCAGAGGAGTGGAAGACGATCGTCTCTGAGGTCCGATTGGTCCATGTCAACACTTCAGCTGTGCTCAAGGTCCTcgcaggaagtgatgtcaccgCGGTGGCTGAGCAGAGCACCAGCAttaacct TGACATCACCATCTCCCATGATGCATCACCTGCAGGTCAGGAGCAGAAGGAGCGGGAGGCGGAGCTTCACTCTCCGACTCACATCGACGTTGACAGGAAAATCTCCTTCTGGTCCAAATTCACGGAGCTCCAG TGGAAGATGCTGACTGTGAAACAGGAAGAGTCTGAACACAAGTACAGCTCCGCCCCTTTAGAGTGGATCGCCATGGAAACCAACATCGCCTACTGGCTGCACCCCTCGTCCaat GCTCAGATCCATCTGATTGGTAACCCGGTGTCATGGGGCGTGGCCAACCTCAGCCTGCTGGCCTATCAGCTGCTGGCGGCGCTGTACCTGCTGAGGAGAAGGCGGGGCTTCAGAGACCTACCTGATG GTGCGTGGCAGCGGTTTGCGTCTGTGGGCCTGCTCTGCGGCGGCGGCTGGGCGGTGAACTTCCTGCCCTTCCTGCTGATGGAGCGGACTCTCTTCCTGTACCACTACCTGCCCGCCCTCTGCTACCTGCACCTGCTGAGCCCCGCCCTGCTGGAGCACATACACACTCACCTGCTCAG CAGCAGGACGTCCCGCCACGTGCTGGGCGTCTGCACGGCGGCTGTCCTGCTGTCCGTCTTCCTGTCCTACTGGACCTTCTGTCCTCTGACCTACGGGAACCCCGAGTtgacagccaatcagctgcaggCGCTGAAGTGGAGAGACAGCTGGGACATCCTGTACCGCCGCCGCTGA